Genomic DNA from Modestobacter versicolor:
ACCGTCGGCCGGCGCGACCCGCGGCCAGCGCGTCGACGAGCGACCCCTGCACGGCGGTGAGCCAGTAGTAGACGGCCAGCTGCGACCCCTCCTCGTCGGCGGGGTCGTCCGGCGGCTCGGTGTCGGCGGTGACCCCCAGCCGGGTGCCCAGCGCCAGCCGCAGGTCGTTGGTGGTGCGCAGCCAGGCGCGGGCCTGGTCGTCGTCCAGCCGCACCTCACCGCCCTCGGGCGGCAGCGTCGCCCGCACCATCGCCAGGTCGTCGGCCTTGCCGCTGCGCAGCCCCGCCTCGGTCAGGTCGCGGTAGTCCGCCGCGATCTCCGGGTCGGCGGTGTTGCCCGGTGGCAGCAGCCGCTCGAGCACCGGGTCGCCGCCGGAGTCGTCCGGGTCGGCGGACAGCAGCTGCTCCAGCTGGTCTAGCAGCAGCCCGACGATGCCGGCCTCGGCGTCGACCAGCCGCGCGACCAGCTCGTCACCCCTGCGTCGGAAGGGCCTCATCGAACCTCCCCGCCGGCTGTCGCCCGCTCGCTCACGTGTCCTTCTGGTAGGTCGCCCAGAGCCCGTAGGCGTGCAACCGGTTCGTGTCGTGCTCCATCCGCTCCCGCGGGCCCGAGCTGACGATCGCCTTGCCCTCGTGGTGCACCTGCAGCATCAGCTCCGTGGCGGTGGGCTCGTCGTAGCCGAAGAGCTCCTGGAGCACGAAGGTCACGTAGGTCATCAGGTTGACCGGGTCGTCCCAGACGATGGTCACCCAGGGGCGGTCGAGGTCGGACTCCTCCCCCGTCGTCGTCTCGGGCGTCCACGCGGGCGCCTGCGGTCCGGCCACGGGAGCACTGTAGGACGACCATCGCGGGCGCCCCAGGGGGTGGGCACCTATCGTGCTGGTCCATGCCGCCGAGCCCGCTCAGCCCCGCGCTGCTCACCGACCGCTACGAGCTCACGATGCTGGCCGCCGCCCTGGCCGACGGCACGGCCGACCGCGACTGCGTGTTCGAGGTCTTCGCCCGCCGGCTGCCGCACGGCCGGCGCTACGGCGTGCTCGCCGGCACCGGCCGGTTCCTCGACGCGCTGGCCGACTTCCGGTTCGGCGACGCCGAGCTCGAGGCGGTGCGCGCCCAGGGCGTCGACGACCCGCGGCTGCTGGACCACCTGGCCGGGTTCCGCTTCACCGGCGACGTCGACGGCTACGCCGAGGGCGACTTCTACTTCCCGGGCTCCCCCGTGCTGACCGTGCGGGCGCCGTTCGGCCAGGCCGTGCTGCTGGAGACCCTCGCCCTGTCGATCCTCAACCACGACAGCGCGATCGCCGCCGCCGGCGCCCGGATGATCGGTGCCGCCTGCGGGCGGCCCTGCATCGAGATGGGGTCGCGGCGCACCCACGAGGAGGCCGCCGTCGCCAGCGCCCGGGCCGCGGCGCTGGTCGGCTTCGCCGCGACGTCGAACCTCGCCGCCGGCGCGCGCTACGGCATCCCCACCACCGGCACCAGCGCGCACGCCTTCACGCTGCTGCACGACGACGAGGCCGCCGCCTTCCGCGCCCAGCTGGACACCCTCGGCGTCGGCACCACGCTGCTGGTCGACACCTACGACACCGAGCAGGGCATCCGGACGGCGGTCGAGGTCGCCGGGCCCGAGCTCGGCGCGGTCCGGCTGGACTCCGGGGACCTGGCCATCCAGGCCACCCGGGCCCGGGAGCTGCTGGACTCGCTGGGCGCCACGAAGACCCGGGTCATCGTCACCAGCGACCTCGACGAGTACGCCATCGCCGCGCTCGCCGCCGCCCCGGTCGACGGCTACGGCGTGGGCACCTCGCTGGTCACCGGCTCGGGTTCCCCCACCGTGGGCATGGTCTACAAGCTGGTCGAGCGCGACGGCGTCCC
This window encodes:
- a CDS encoding DUF2017 family protein — its product is MRPFRRRGDELVARLVDAEAGIVGLLLDQLEQLLSADPDDSGGDPVLERLLPPGNTADPEIAADYRDLTEAGLRSGKADDLAMVRATLPPEGGEVRLDDDQARAWLRTTNDLRLALGTRLGVTADTEPPDDPADEEGSQLAVYYWLTAVQGSLVDALAAGRAGRR
- the clpS gene encoding ATP-dependent Clp protease adapter ClpS, translated to MAGPQAPAWTPETTTGEESDLDRPWVTIVWDDPVNLMTYVTFVLQELFGYDEPTATELMLQVHHEGKAIVSSGPRERMEHDTNRLHAYGLWATYQKDT
- a CDS encoding nicotinate phosphoribosyltransferase, producing the protein MPPSPLSPALLTDRYELTMLAAALADGTADRDCVFEVFARRLPHGRRYGVLAGTGRFLDALADFRFGDAELEAVRAQGVDDPRLLDHLAGFRFTGDVDGYAEGDFYFPGSPVLTVRAPFGQAVLLETLALSILNHDSAIAAAGARMIGAACGRPCIEMGSRRTHEEAAVASARAAALVGFAATSNLAAGARYGIPTTGTSAHAFTLLHDDEAAAFRAQLDTLGVGTTLLVDTYDTEQGIRTAVEVAGPELGAVRLDSGDLAIQATRARELLDSLGATKTRVIVTSDLDEYAIAALAAAPVDGYGVGTSLVTGSGSPTVGMVYKLVERDGVPVAKNSEGKRSVGGRKHAVRRHDADGTATAEVVSASPVTAEPHDRELVVPLVRGGELVERRTPAEALTAARELHERVRGTLPQEAWSLSRGEPVLETLDR